Proteins from a single region of Dysosmobacter acutus:
- the rsmB gene encoding 16S rRNA (cytosine(967)-C(5))-methyltransferase RsmB gives MRASARETALQVLTACRQGGAWADGALKSAIGKDRLAGPDAKLATHIVYGVMQNRILLDRYVGLCCSQRPEQLEPLLLDILRIGAYQILFLDRIPDSAAVNESVELAKAHGKARASGLVNAVLRKISREKDRPVELPAAQEERLSICYSHPRWLVERLIALLGAEEAEAFLKENNRPAPLTVQVNTLKTSVEELMGALRAEGVESERHPWLSDCLILSGTGNLASLTAFADGGFWVQDAGAKLAVLAARPHGTVIDVCAAPGGKSFAAASLMNGEGHIFSCDIHAHKLKLMEAGAKRLGIENMEPMLQDGRVLREDWLEAADTVLVDVPCSGLGIIRKKPDIRYKNPADLSGLPQIQRAILENAARYVNVGGTLVYSTCTILPEENEQVTEGFLRDHSQFSKEPFSLPLSQSETGELTLWPQRHGTDGFYICRMRRTDHD, from the coding sequence ATGAGGGCCTCCGCCCGTGAGACGGCCCTTCAGGTGCTGACCGCCTGCCGCCAGGGCGGTGCGTGGGCCGACGGCGCGCTGAAAAGCGCCATTGGCAAAGACCGGCTCGCCGGCCCTGACGCCAAGCTGGCCACCCATATTGTCTATGGTGTGATGCAGAACCGGATTCTCCTGGACAGGTATGTTGGCCTCTGCTGCTCCCAAAGACCGGAACAGCTGGAGCCGCTGCTTCTGGATATCCTCCGCATCGGGGCCTACCAGATTCTCTTCCTGGACCGGATTCCGGACAGCGCGGCGGTGAACGAATCCGTGGAACTGGCCAAGGCCCACGGGAAAGCGCGGGCCTCCGGTCTGGTCAACGCCGTACTGCGGAAGATTTCCCGGGAAAAGGACAGGCCCGTGGAGCTGCCCGCGGCTCAGGAAGAGCGGCTGAGCATCTGCTACAGCCACCCCAGGTGGCTGGTGGAGCGGCTGATCGCGCTCTTGGGGGCGGAAGAGGCGGAAGCCTTTTTAAAGGAAAATAACCGTCCCGCCCCGTTGACTGTACAGGTCAATACGCTGAAGACCTCCGTGGAGGAGCTGATGGGCGCTCTGAGGGCGGAAGGCGTGGAGTCGGAACGCCACCCTTGGCTTTCTGACTGCCTCATCCTCTCCGGGACAGGGAATCTGGCGTCTTTGACCGCCTTTGCTGACGGGGGATTCTGGGTTCAGGATGCCGGTGCGAAGTTGGCGGTTCTGGCGGCCCGGCCCCACGGAACGGTAATCGACGTCTGCGCCGCTCCCGGCGGAAAATCCTTTGCCGCCGCTTCTTTGATGAATGGAGAGGGGCATATCTTCTCCTGCGATATCCACGCCCACAAGCTGAAGCTGATGGAGGCCGGGGCAAAGCGCCTTGGCATTGAGAATATGGAGCCTATGCTGCAGGACGGACGGGTGCTCAGGGAGGACTGGCTGGAAGCTGCGGACACTGTTCTGGTGGACGTGCCCTGCTCCGGCCTGGGGATCATCCGCAAAAAGCCGGACATCCGCTATAAAAACCCGGCGGACCTCTCCGGACTGCCCCAGATTCAGCGTGCCATCTTAGAGAACGCCGCCCGGTACGTAAATGTGGGCGGCACCCTGGTCTACTCCACCTGCACCATTCTTCCGGAGGAGAACGAACAGGTGACAGAAGGCTTTTTGAGAGACCATTCCCAATTTTCCAAGGAGCCGTTTTCACTGCCCCTGAGTCAATCGGAGACCGGGGAGCTGACCCTCTGGCCCCAGCGCCACGGGACCGACGGGTTTTACATCTGCCGTATGAGAAGGACTGACCATGATTGA
- a CDS encoding zinc metallopeptidase: MYHDYAYFFAQNVYWVLLVPVLILSLWAQAQVSGSFRRYSARNNSRRLTGAEAAERVLRAHGVMDVPVRCVRGELTDHYDPRDNTIYLSESVFNAPTIAAVGVAAHEAGHAVQYAEGYALVRLRQAIVPATRIGSQFSFILLFVGLLLYSQPFFLIGIVLFSLTTLFQLVTLPVEFNASRRAIETIEGERLLDEEEIGGAKKVLRAAALTYVAALLMSLLQLLRYLLIFLSRGGGSRRGGGSR, from the coding sequence ATGTATCACGACTATGCCTATTTCTTTGCCCAGAACGTCTACTGGGTTTTGCTGGTTCCTGTGCTGATTCTGTCCCTCTGGGCCCAGGCCCAGGTTTCCGGCTCCTTCCGGCGCTACAGCGCGCGCAACAACAGCCGCCGCCTCACCGGCGCGGAGGCCGCGGAGCGGGTGCTCCGGGCCCACGGGGTGATGGACGTGCCGGTGCGCTGCGTCCGGGGCGAGCTGACCGACCACTATGACCCAAGGGACAACACCATCTATCTCTCGGAATCCGTGTTCAACGCTCCGACCATTGCGGCGGTGGGCGTTGCGGCCCATGAGGCCGGCCATGCGGTACAGTATGCGGAGGGGTATGCCCTGGTCCGGCTGCGCCAGGCCATTGTCCCGGCCACCAGAATCGGCTCCCAGTTTTCCTTTATTCTTTTGTTTGTGGGGCTTCTTCTCTACAGCCAGCCCTTTTTCCTCATCGGTATTGTGCTCTTCTCCCTGACCACGCTCTTTCAGCTGGTCACGCTGCCTGTGGAGTTCAACGCTTCCCGCCGGGCCATTGAGACCATTGAAGGGGAACGCCTGTTAGATGAAGAGGAGATCGGCGGAGCGAAAAAGGTCCTTCGGGCCGCGGCTCTCACATATGTGGCCGCGCTGCTGATGTCTTTGCTGCAGCTGCTGCGCTATTTGCTGATTTTTCTCAGCCGCGGCGGAGGAAGCCGGAGGGGAGGAGGAAGCCGATGA
- the fmt gene encoding methionyl-tRNA formyltransferase: protein MRILFMGTPEFAVASLRRLVEDGHEICGVFTQPDKPKNRGMKMTFSPVKEYAVSQDLPVYQPLKMKDGTALETVRELKPELIVVAAYGRILPEDILNVPPFGSINVHSSLLPKYRGAAPINWAILNGEEETGVSIMYMARELDAGDVISQVSTPIGPEENAQELTARLAELGAEALSSAVDALKNGTARRTPQNHSAFTYAPMLSRELSPVDWSRSSGQIINQIRGLIPWPCAVAQIGETKFKLFQAAAGGDTASAPGTVLSAGKMGIEIACGDGKSLLIRELQAEGGKRMAAADYLRGHPLNV, encoded by the coding sequence ATGAGAATTCTGTTCATGGGGACCCCGGAGTTTGCAGTGGCATCCCTGCGCCGCCTTGTGGAGGATGGGCACGAGATCTGCGGCGTGTTCACCCAGCCTGACAAGCCTAAAAACCGGGGGATGAAAATGACCTTTTCCCCGGTGAAGGAGTATGCGGTTTCTCAGGACCTCCCGGTCTATCAGCCTCTGAAAATGAAGGACGGCACGGCGCTGGAAACCGTGCGGGAGCTGAAGCCCGAACTCATTGTGGTGGCGGCATACGGCAGGATTCTGCCGGAGGATATCCTGAATGTGCCTCCCTTTGGCTCCATCAATGTCCACTCATCGCTGCTGCCCAAGTACCGGGGAGCGGCGCCCATCAACTGGGCCATTCTGAACGGAGAGGAGGAGACCGGCGTATCCATCATGTATATGGCCAGGGAATTGGATGCCGGTGATGTGATCTCCCAGGTTTCCACGCCCATTGGACCTGAGGAAAACGCCCAGGAGCTGACCGCACGGCTGGCTGAACTGGGGGCGGAAGCACTCTCCAGTGCGGTGGATGCCTTGAAAAACGGCACGGCCCGGCGCACGCCTCAGAATCATTCCGCCTTCACCTACGCGCCCATGCTCTCCCGGGAGCTCTCTCCCGTGGACTGGAGCCGGAGCAGCGGGCAGATCATCAACCAGATCCGTGGTCTGATTCCCTGGCCCTGCGCGGTGGCCCAGATCGGGGAGACAAAGTTCAAGCTGTTTCAGGCCGCGGCGGGCGGCGATACCGCCTCCGCTCCCGGCACGGTGCTGTCCGCCGGAAAGATGGGGATTGAAATCGCCTGCGGAGACGGGAAAAGCCTTTTGATCCGGGAGCTGCAGGCCGAGGGCGGCAAGCGGATGGCTGCCGCCGACTATCTGAGAGGACATCCTCTCAATGTTTGA
- the def gene encoding peptide deformylase encodes MALRKIVEKGDECLNKVCRPVTDFNQRLHTLLDDMAETLHDANGAGLAAPQVGVLRRVCIVIDDEGEVIELINPEIVSSSGEQTGLEGCLSVPGKWGIVTRPNVVRVRACDRNGSLFETEGEGLTARAFCHEIEHLDGHMFTEHVDHFLTDEELQEYLEEEEADE; translated from the coding sequence ATGGCTTTGAGAAAGATTGTGGAAAAGGGTGACGAGTGCCTGAACAAGGTCTGCCGCCCGGTGACAGACTTCAACCAGAGGCTGCACACCCTGTTGGATGATATGGCTGAGACGCTGCACGATGCCAATGGCGCAGGCCTGGCGGCCCCGCAGGTGGGTGTTCTGCGTCGGGTCTGCATCGTGATTGACGATGAAGGTGAGGTCATTGAGCTAATCAACCCGGAGATTGTCTCCAGCAGCGGCGAACAGACCGGCTTGGAGGGCTGTCTCAGCGTCCCCGGCAAGTGGGGCATCGTGACCCGGCCCAATGTGGTCCGGGTGCGCGCCTGTGATAGAAACGGCTCCTTGTTTGAAACGGAAGGGGAGGGGCTGACCGCCCGGGCGTTTTGCCATGAGATAGAGCACCTGGACGGCCACATGTTTACGGAGCATGTGGACCACTTCCTGACAGACGAAGAACTGCAGGAATATCTGGAAGAAGAGGAAGCGGACGAATGA
- the priA gene encoding replication restart helicase PriA has protein sequence METANIAKLAVAAAPYAIDKPYDYLIPEGMEVSVGVRVSVPFGRGNRRSEGVVLAVGEGEKLPGLKQILSVLDRESVLDRQDIDLALWMRQRYFCTLYDALKTILPAGLWYQFREVCRLAPGIDRTAACADAQEAPACAEVMRLLFAKGGSVELSELKSACGEECVNALKTLAGKGLIFCESRAQRKIGDKTRRMVELALSAEEAMEIAESRRRAAPVRYEAIRLLCTVGRICASELCYFTGASSQTLRALEKAGVVRFFQEETLRVPEIKQSGEAAPIVLNEEQEAAYCGLLSLMESGRAEAALLHGVTGSGKTQVYIRLVQEALRRGKNAIVLVPEIILTPQMMDKFSSCFGVEVAMLHSGLRLSERYDQWKRIRRQEVRVVLGTRSAIFAPLRNLGLIVMDEEQESSYQSENPPRYHTRDVAKFRCAQDGALLLLGSATPSVESAHWAREGVYHPFFLRRRYNEKSLPRVMLADLKDEVRSGNSGVISSLLRREIEQNLQRREQSILFLNRRGNSRMLLCGECGFVPECPRCSTALTYHSANGRLMCHYCGHSEKANEACPMCGGIMKRVGVGTQKVEEELRTLFPGIQLLRMDADTASGEHEALLSRFEREKIPILLGTQMVAKGLDFENVTLVGVLAADLSLYVDNYHAAERTFSLLTQVVGRAGRGEKSGRAVIQTYTPGNEVIVSAAEQDYDRFFESEIRMRRIRRYPPFADLFTCTISGTDETAVLRAAVRLREELRLEAQKEPFCRSDPEVLGPAPAPVVKVDNRYRYRILWVGKNDKDTRALLSYTLKKFASDRQNRGISIFVDCNALE, from the coding sequence TTCGGTGGGCGTCCGCGTCAGCGTCCCCTTCGGGCGGGGCAACCGCCGTTCGGAGGGGGTGGTTCTGGCCGTTGGAGAAGGGGAGAAGCTCCCGGGCCTCAAGCAGATCCTGAGCGTGCTGGACCGGGAGAGTGTGCTGGACCGGCAGGACATCGATCTGGCGCTGTGGATGCGCCAGCGGTATTTCTGTACCTTGTACGACGCATTGAAGACCATTTTGCCCGCCGGCCTATGGTATCAGTTCAGGGAGGTCTGCCGCCTTGCGCCGGGGATCGACCGCACCGCCGCCTGTGCGGACGCACAGGAGGCTCCTGCCTGCGCCGAGGTGATGCGGCTGCTCTTTGCAAAGGGCGGCTCAGTGGAGCTGAGCGAGCTGAAAAGCGCCTGCGGCGAGGAGTGTGTAAACGCACTGAAGACGCTTGCCGGAAAGGGCCTCATTTTTTGCGAATCCCGCGCTCAACGGAAGATCGGAGACAAAACCCGCCGCATGGTGGAGCTTGCGCTCAGCGCCGAGGAGGCTATGGAGATCGCGGAGTCCCGTCGGCGAGCCGCGCCTGTGCGCTATGAGGCAATCCGGCTGCTGTGCACCGTGGGCCGCATCTGCGCATCTGAGCTGTGCTATTTTACCGGCGCTTCCTCCCAGACGCTCCGGGCCCTGGAAAAGGCGGGCGTGGTGCGTTTTTTTCAGGAGGAGACGCTGCGGGTGCCGGAGATAAAGCAAAGCGGAGAAGCCGCGCCCATTGTCCTCAATGAGGAGCAGGAAGCGGCCTACTGCGGCCTTCTTTCCCTGATGGAAAGCGGCCGGGCGGAGGCCGCGCTGCTGCACGGTGTCACCGGAAGCGGAAAAACCCAAGTTTATATTCGCCTGGTTCAGGAGGCCCTGCGCAGAGGGAAAAACGCCATCGTCCTTGTTCCGGAGATTATCCTGACCCCTCAGATGATGGATAAGTTCTCCTCCTGTTTCGGCGTGGAAGTCGCCATGCTCCACAGCGGCTTGCGCCTCAGTGAGCGCTATGACCAGTGGAAACGCATCCGGCGCCAAGAGGTGCGGGTGGTGCTTGGTACTCGGTCGGCCATCTTTGCGCCGCTGCGGAACCTGGGCCTCATTGTGATGGATGAAGAGCAGGAGAGCAGCTACCAGTCTGAAAATCCGCCCCGCTACCACACCCGGGATGTGGCCAAATTCCGCTGTGCCCAAGACGGGGCGCTGCTGCTGTTAGGTTCGGCCACCCCGTCGGTGGAGTCCGCCCACTGGGCCAGGGAGGGCGTGTACCATCCCTTCTTCCTGCGCCGCAGGTACAATGAAAAAAGCCTGCCCCGGGTAATGCTGGCCGATTTAAAGGACGAGGTGCGCTCGGGAAACTCCGGAGTCATCAGCTCTCTGCTCCGCCGGGAGATTGAGCAGAACCTTCAGCGCCGCGAGCAGAGCATCCTCTTTCTCAACCGCCGGGGCAACAGCCGCATGCTCCTTTGTGGGGAATGCGGCTTTGTGCCGGAGTGCCCCCGGTGCAGCACGGCGCTGACCTACCACTCCGCCAACGGACGGCTGATGTGCCACTACTGCGGCCACTCGGAAAAAGCCAACGAGGCCTGCCCCATGTGCGGCGGCATTATGAAGCGGGTGGGCGTGGGGACCCAGAAGGTGGAGGAGGAGCTTCGCACCCTTTTTCCAGGCATCCAGCTTTTGCGTATGGACGCCGACACTGCCTCCGGAGAGCATGAGGCGCTGCTCTCCCGCTTTGAACGGGAAAAGATACCAATTCTCCTTGGCACTCAGATGGTGGCCAAGGGCCTTGATTTTGAAAACGTGACGCTGGTGGGCGTGCTGGCCGCCGACCTTTCCCTCTATGTGGACAACTACCACGCGGCGGAGCGGACCTTCAGCCTGCTGACCCAGGTGGTGGGCCGGGCCGGCCGGGGAGAGAAGAGCGGCCGGGCGGTCATTCAGACCTATACGCCGGGGAATGAGGTCATTGTCAGCGCGGCGGAGCAGGACTACGACCGCTTTTTTGAAAGTGAAATCCGTATGCGGAGAATACGGCGCTATCCGCCTTTCGCGGACCTCTTTACCTGCACCATCTCCGGAACGGATGAAACGGCGGTCCTCCGTGCGGCGGTCCGGCTGCGGGAGGAGTTGAGGCTTGAGGCGCAGAAGGAGCCCTTTTGCCGCAGCGATCCGGAGGTTCTCGGACCGGCGCCGGCGCCGGTGGTGAAGGTGGACAACCGCTACCGGTATCGAATCCTGTGGGTGGGGAAAAATGATAAGGACACCCGCGCGCTCCTGTCCTACACATTGAAAAAATTTGCGTCGGACCGGCAAAACCGCGGCATCAGCATATTTGTGGACTGCAACGCATTGGAATAA